TGCCGCAGGCGAAATCGCGCCCCAGCCATGCTGCATCGGCAGCGAGACCATGACGCCAGGTTCGCTCATCGCCTTCAGAATGCGGCGGAAAGCGTGCTGCGCATCGGCCACCGGATGGTTAAAACTTGCCAGTAACGTCATTAATTATCTCCCCGAACCAGGGTAAAGAAATCCACGCGACTGCTGGCGATTTCACGCGAGCGCAGTTGCTGCTGCTCCGCGCGTGCCGCCGCCAGCGGCGTGATCAGATGCTGTTGCAACAATTGGTGGGTTTCCTGCTGTTGCAGTAAGCCGTCAATCAGCGCGCAGCGCTCGGCGTGCGCTTTGTCGCGTCCGGCGATATAGCTGTAGCCACAGGTGCCATCCGCCAGGCGGATCACCGCACGCGTCACGGTCATATCGCCGAGGATAAAGCGTTTACCGCTGCCCCCCATCCGCCCCTGCAAACGGGTTAAGCCGGTTTCGGCAGCGCGTAACAGTTCATAGTGCGGTTGCAACTTCAGCGCCTGCCAGTGCTGTTCCAGCTGCTGCGGCTGGCTGTGCGCCAGCACCGACAGCCAGTGTTGACGTGCTTTTAACGCTTCCATTGATTAATGCTCCAGCGTCAGTTCAATCATATCGGCGCGCGTCAGGCTGACGGAGTACTCCGCCATCGCGCCACCGTCCATCACGTTTAAGGTACGTACACACAGCAGCGGCGCCTGCAGGCCAATTTCCAGCAGCTTGCTCTCTTTGGCTTGCGCCTTGCGTGCGCTAATCCGTGTCTGATGACGCGTAAGCTGATGATTAAGTTGTTGATCGATAAATTCGTGCAGGGAGCCGCTATGGAACTGTTGCAGCTGCGGCCACCATGTCAGGTGGGGAATAAAGTGGTTAATTACACAGACCGGCACGCCATTGACCCGTCGTAACGTACGCAGATAGATCACATTCGCGCCTTCCGCACAGGCCAGCGCCGCCGCGACCTCGCTGCTGGCCGGGCGCAGCACCGCCAGCAGACGTTCGCTGGTGGGATGACTGCCCTGCTCCAGCAGGTTTTGACTGAAGCGCGCCTGCGAGTGCAGCGGATAATCGTAAGGGCGCATCAGCACCAGGATGCCAATACCGTGACGGCGTTGCAGCAGCCCTTTATTGACCAGTTCATCCACCGCACGGCGCAGTGTGTGGCGGTTGACCGCATAACGGCTGGCCAGTTGTTGTTCCGAAGGAAGGTAGTCACCGCAGCGGTAACCCTGGCGCAGCTCTTCTTCAAGTTGCGCGGCGACGGCCTGATAGACAGTGGTCGGATGTCTGGATAAGTTCATCATAAGCGTAACCTCCGTAACACGGGGATGGCGAAAATCGCGTTCCGTCACCGCTGTTAACTGACTCATCGGTTCTGGTGTGCAATTACCTTGCCGTTATCGTGTGACAGGGAGGTTAAAGTGAGATTGCATACTGATGAATTTGCCGTGCAGGCTGTGGTGCAGATTGACTCTTACTGCCAAATGGCTAAGATAGACTATGTCAAATGGCAGTAATGAGGTCGACAATGAAAACCTATTCTCTCCCGCTAAAAACCGAGACGCCCGCCAGTTTATGGGTGGCGGCGAACCTGCCGGATGCCTCCGGCCCGGAGCTGCGCGGCCTGATGTCACTGGGTTTGCAGGTCGGGGTGATCGATAATATCCGCGATATCGTCGGATTTAAAAAAGAGGAGTTTCTCGCAACCCTCGGACTGAGCGCCCGCAGTATCGCGCGCCGTAAAGATCGGCTGTCGCCGATTGAGAGTGAATCGATTACCCGCTATGTCACCGCTTTCGACCTGGCGTTATCGATGTTTAACAACGATTATCAAAAAACCATTAACTGGATGGATACGCCCGCCCGCGTACTGGGTGGTGAAACGCCAAATCAGGCGATGAAGACCGAAACCGGCGCGCGTGATGTGATGAGCCTGATCGAAGGCATTAAACATGGCGTGGTAATGTGATTCTGTATCGCTTCTGCCAGAAAAAGTGGGTAGCCACCGCATGGAGCGGCGTCGGTGCGGTCAATAACAGCCTGGCGCGCTGGAATATGCCGGGGACGCCGATGGTCTATCTGGCGTCTTCAGTATCGCTGGCGATGCTGGAAATTCTGGTGCATGTACAGGATGAATCGATTCTGGAATGGTATCAGCTGATGAGCATTGAGATCCCCGATGCGCGGATCGCCAAACTGGATCCGCACGATCTGCCCGCTAACTGGAATTCTGAGGTGCCAGGTCGCGCCACCAAACAGATTGGCAGCGGCTGGTTCAGCGGAGCATCGAGCGTGGCGCTGATGGTGCCCTCCGCGATTGTGCCAATGGAATACAATGCGCTGCTGAATAACCAGCATCCCGATTTTGCCGCCTGCCTGAAGACGGTAAAAATGCTGGATTTCGCTTTTGATCCGCG
This is a stretch of genomic DNA from Winslowiella toletana. It encodes these proteins:
- a CDS encoding RES family NAD+ phosphorylase, coding for MILYRFCQKKWVATAWSGVGAVNNSLARWNMPGTPMVYLASSVSLAMLEILVHVQDESILEWYQLMSIEIPDARIAKLDPHDLPANWNSEVPGRATKQIGSGWFSGASSVALMVPSAIVPMEYNALLNNQHPDFAACLKTVKMLDFAFDPRLTMP
- the phnG gene encoding phosphonate C-P lyase system protein PhnG, whose translation is MEALKARQHWLSVLAHSQPQQLEQHWQALKLQPHYELLRAAETGLTRLQGRMGGSGKRFILGDMTVTRAVIRLADGTCGYSYIAGRDKAHAERCALIDGLLQQQETHQLLQQHLITPLAAARAEQQQLRSREIASSRVDFFTLVRGDN
- a CDS encoding antitoxin Xre/MbcA/ParS toxin-binding domain-containing protein → MKTYSLPLKTETPASLWVAANLPDASGPELRGLMSLGLQVGVIDNIRDIVGFKKEEFLATLGLSARSIARRKDRLSPIESESITRYVTAFDLALSMFNNDYQKTINWMDTPARVLGGETPNQAMKTETGARDVMSLIEGIKHGVVM
- the phnF gene encoding phosphonate metabolism transcriptional regulator PhnF, with product MNLSRHPTTVYQAVAAQLEEELRQGYRCGDYLPSEQQLASRYAVNRHTLRRAVDELVNKGLLQRRHGIGILVLMRPYDYPLHSQARFSQNLLEQGSHPTSERLLAVLRPASSEVAAALACAEGANVIYLRTLRRVNGVPVCVINHFIPHLTWWPQLQQFHSGSLHEFIDQQLNHQLTRHQTRISARKAQAKESKLLEIGLQAPLLCVRTLNVMDGGAMAEYSVSLTRADMIELTLEH